Proteins found in one Clostridium kluyveri DSM 555 genomic segment:
- a CDS encoding metal-dependent transcriptional regulator, whose amino-acid sequence MNKLTYTMENYLEAIYELSKEESGVRVSDIAYRLGVTKASTNRAMTTLSEKGLITNEKYKEIFLTDAGKKLAEQTSKKHHVIRKFLIEILDVEPDIADKDACAIEHVISNESVLAMLEYFKK is encoded by the coding sequence ATGAATAAATTAACCTATACCATGGAAAATTATCTGGAAGCAATATATGAACTTTCAAAAGAAGAGTCAGGAGTCAGAGTATCTGATATAGCCTACCGCCTAGGTGTTACAAAAGCCAGTACTAATAGAGCAATGACTACACTAAGCGAAAAAGGATTGATTACAAATGAAAAATACAAAGAAATATTTTTGACTGATGCTGGGAAAAAACTGGCAGAGCAAACTTCTAAAAAGCATCATGTTATCCGTAAATTTCTTATTGAAATTTTAGATGTTGAGCCAGATATTGCAGATAAGGATGCCTGTGCCATAGAACACGTTATCAGCAATGAATCTGTTCTTGCTATGCTAGAATACTTTAAAAAGTAA
- the msrB gene encoding peptide-methionine (R)-S-oxide reductase MsrB has product MSNTYNKECLKKKLSSIQYKVTQENETEPPFENEYWDFNGEGIYVDICSGEPLFTSLDKFDSGCGWPSFSKPLVPENINESKDNSHGMIRTEVRSKNGNSHLGHVFDDGPKALGGLRYCINSASIKFIPLDDLDRKGYGEYKKLFKTYK; this is encoded by the coding sequence ATGTCAAATACTTATAATAAAGAATGTCTAAAGAAAAAGCTTTCTTCTATACAATATAAGGTAACTCAGGAAAATGAAACTGAACCCCCTTTTGAAAATGAATATTGGGACTTCAACGGAGAAGGTATATATGTGGACATCTGTAGTGGAGAACCCTTATTTACCTCTCTGGATAAATTTGATTCTGGCTGCGGCTGGCCAAGTTTTTCAAAGCCATTGGTTCCTGAAAATATAAATGAATCCAAAGACAATTCCCATGGAATGATTAGAACAGAAGTAAGAAGTAAAAATGGTAATTCTCATTTAGGCCATGTTTTTGATGACGGTCCAAAGGCATTAGGAGGACTCAGGTATTGTATAAATAGTGCTTCCATAAAATTTATACCTTTAGATGATTTAGATAGAAAAGGGTATGGTGAGTATAAAAAATTATTTAAAACATATAAATGA
- a CDS encoding amidase domain-containing protein has product MNFRSNLPYSRIKAVNYALNYAKSPNPAYKYFPVQGDNGGDCTNFISQCLKAGGAPMVSSHKNQWWYSGPKWSVSWTVAGSLYWYLKINADEQLYGAKGTEVDSVSMLDVGDIIFYKNKRGRIQHSAIITSFDKDYPLISQHTPNHLNISYEKDWAIKMHFLKISL; this is encoded by the coding sequence ATGAATTTTAGAAGTAATTTACCTTATTCTAGAATAAAAGCTGTAAATTATGCCTTAAACTATGCTAAATCACCAAATCCTGCTTATAAATATTTCCCAGTACAAGGTGATAACGGAGGTGACTGTACAAATTTTATATCCCAATGTCTTAAAGCCGGTGGAGCTCCAATGGTGTCTTCACATAAGAATCAATGGTGGTACAGCGGCCCCAAGTGGTCGGTTTCATGGACTGTAGCAGGTTCACTTTACTGGTATTTGAAAATCAATGCTGATGAACAATTATACGGTGCCAAAGGTACAGAAGTTGATTCTGTATCAATGCTTGATGTTGGTGATATAATCTTTTATAAAAATAAAAGAGGTAGAATTCAACACTCAGCAATTATAACTTCATTTGACAAAGATTATCCCTTAATATCGCAACATACTCCGAACCATTTAAACATATCCTATGAAAAAGACTGGGCTATTAAGATGCATTTTCTAAAAATATCCTTATAG
- a CDS encoding heavy metal-binding domain-containing protein has translation MIVTTTNCIEGKKVLEYKGIVFGEVISGVDAIKDIAAGFTNFFGGRSKSYEGELIQAREEALEELKNRAYAVGANAVIGIDIDYEVLGQGGNMLMVTASGTAVVVE, from the coding sequence ATGATTGTAACAACTACAAATTGTATAGAGGGAAAGAAAGTTTTAGAATATAAAGGAATTGTTTTTGGAGAAGTAATTTCTGGAGTAGATGCTATTAAAGATATTGCAGCGGGATTTACTAACTTTTTTGGAGGACGTTCAAAATCTTATGAAGGAGAACTTATACAGGCTAGAGAAGAAGCGTTAGAAGAATTGAAAAATAGGGCGTATGCTGTTGGAGCAAATGCTGTTATTGGGATAGATATTGATTATGAGGTATTAGGACAGGGAGGAAATATGCTCATGGTAACTGCTTCAGGAACAGCAGTAGTAGTTGAGTAA
- a CDS encoding glycosyltransferase family 2 protein: MIVKNEEDTIGRCLDSVKDVIDEFIIVDTGSSDNTKDVIKKYTDNIYDFEWIDDFSAARNFAFSKATKDYIFWLDADDVLLPEDVEKFKALKKNLDTSIDSVTMRYNVSFDEYSNVTTSYRRNRLVKKEKNFKWIGFVHEYLEVYGNIINSEISVTHKKINYSPNRNLEIFQNKLKEGVEFTPRDILYYGNELYEHRMFEDALKYYNDFLDSKRGWYEDNIHVCGKICDYYQSINNGEECRKYAFKSFEYDSPRAEACCRLGFSFLQENKINQAIFWYETAANLKKPINSLGFFSDACWTWLPHLQLCVCYDRIGKHQLAYEHNEIAGKFRPNDKKILYNRNYFQSIGIK, translated from the coding sequence ATGATAGTAAAAAATGAAGAAGATACTATAGGCAGATGTTTAGATTCTGTAAAGGATGTAATAGATGAATTTATAATAGTAGATACAGGTTCTTCTGACAATACTAAAGATGTGATAAAAAAATATACGGATAATATTTATGATTTTGAATGGATTGATGATTTTTCAGCTGCAAGAAACTTTGCATTTAGTAAGGCAACTAAAGATTATATTTTTTGGCTGGATGCAGATGATGTACTACTTCCTGAAGATGTAGAAAAGTTTAAAGCTTTGAAGAAAAATTTAGATACCTCCATAGATTCTGTAACGATGAGATATAATGTAAGCTTTGATGAATATAGTAATGTAACCACAAGTTATAGACGCAATAGATTAGTTAAAAAAGAAAAGAATTTTAAATGGATTGGTTTTGTTCATGAGTATTTAGAGGTATATGGAAATATAATTAATAGTGAAATCAGTGTAACTCACAAAAAAATAAACTATTCGCCTAATCGTAATCTTGAGATTTTTCAAAATAAATTAAAAGAAGGAGTGGAATTTACTCCTAGAGATATATTATATTATGGAAATGAATTATATGAGCACAGAATGTTTGAAGATGCTTTAAAATATTATAATGATTTTTTAGATTCAAAAAGAGGATGGTATGAGGATAATATTCATGTTTGTGGAAAGATATGTGACTACTATCAATCAATTAATAATGGTGAGGAGTGCCGTAAATATGCATTTAAAAGTTTTGAATATGATTCTCCAAGAGCTGAAGCATGCTGCAGACTTGGTTTTTCCTTCTTACAGGAAAATAAGATTAATCAGGCAATATTTTGGTACGAAACAGCTGCAAATTTAAAAAAGCCAATAAATAGCTTGGGGTTTTTTAGTGATGCCTGCTGGACGTGGCTTCCTCATTTACAATTGTGTGTTTGTTATGACAGAATAGGTAAACATCAATTAGCTTATGAGCACAATGAAATTGCAGGGAAATTCAGACCTAATGATAAAAAAATACTTTACAATAGAAATTATTTTCAAAGCATAGGGATTAAATAA
- a CDS encoding class I SAM-dependent methyltransferase: MNIYMIPFFINKENYNEDIAMAYQCLESLSYSKDVNLLIFNQGCLSNKELSSILQKFNFNYKLLGNGENVGITLSRYIGFRYIIENYYHIDYVTEAHVDMIFPPNWTEPLIDYLNSSEEPMISPKIVTDFPDEISPNTITSLEARIKYLSAKGEDKITHGFVHPVIHKLSILKELCPYDVGFLTGTQGYEDDSILLGYNYYMGTSKKWTPKICHKSCVYHKTLFQRFKLPNLSESFNKNYQGLKLEYGSYGLKELARIYPDNNFFIGEYHKSIVNPDMYRKYNKYIGENDIKKCCTNKKSSRFIINTDEEKTECLLKFPDDWWSRCYEYTWASNFSEENDTCLDAACGAPHPFKFYLASICKNVYACDIDTDILDKNKILSRVSEYFDEEDVKKAAKYIDKIKFSNSSLIALPYENNKFDKVYCISVLEHLTVEDIKKSISEFYRVLQKDGLLVLTIDYPTTDLNLLVDCLKNTGFKFVDSFDPKIYPNAIYSKLIGGLYCFRLLLKK, encoded by the coding sequence TAAATAAAGAAAATTATAATGAAGATATAGCGATGGCATATCAGTGTTTAGAAAGTTTGTCTTATTCTAAGGATGTCAATTTACTAATTTTCAATCAAGGATGTTTATCTAATAAAGAATTAAGTTCCATTTTACAAAAATTTAATTTTAACTATAAGCTATTGGGTAATGGTGAAAATGTAGGTATTACACTATCTAGATATATAGGATTTCGATATATTATAGAAAACTATTATCATATTGATTATGTTACAGAAGCTCATGTTGATATGATTTTCCCGCCTAATTGGACTGAACCTTTAATTGATTATTTGAATTCATCTGAAGAACCTATGATATCTCCAAAAATAGTAACTGATTTTCCAGATGAGATTTCTCCAAATACTATTACTAGTTTAGAGGCTAGAATCAAATACTTATCTGCAAAGGGAGAAGATAAAATCACCCATGGATTTGTACATCCTGTCATTCACAAATTAAGTATATTAAAGGAATTATGTCCTTATGATGTAGGATTTTTAACAGGTACCCAAGGTTATGAAGACGATAGTATTTTATTAGGATATAATTATTACATGGGGACAAGTAAAAAATGGACACCTAAAATATGTCATAAATCCTGTGTCTATCATAAAACATTATTTCAAAGATTTAAACTTCCAAACTTGTCTGAATCATTCAATAAAAATTATCAAGGATTAAAATTAGAATATGGATCCTATGGATTAAAAGAATTAGCTAGAATTTATCCTGACAATAATTTTTTCATAGGTGAATATCATAAATCTATAGTAAACCCTGACATGTACAGAAAATACAATAAGTATATTGGAGAAAATGATATTAAAAAATGTTGTACAAATAAAAAATCTTCTAGATTTATAATTAATACTGATGAAGAAAAAACAGAATGTCTATTAAAATTTCCTGATGATTGGTGGAGCAGATGCTATGAATATACCTGGGCATCAAATTTCTCAGAAGAAAATGACACTTGTTTAGATGCAGCCTGCGGTGCTCCTCATCCATTTAAATTTTATTTAGCCAGTATATGTAAAAATGTATATGCCTGCGACATTGATACTGATATATTAGATAAAAATAAAATCTTATCAAGAGTTAGTGAATACTTTGATGAAGAAGATGTTAAAAAAGCCGCCAAGTATATAGATAAAATAAAATTTTCAAATAGCAGTTTGATAGCTCTTCCCTACGAGAACAATAAATTTGATAAAGTCTATTGTATTTCAGTACTTGAACACCTTACTGTAGAAGATATAAAAAAATCTATTAGTGAATTTTATAGAGTTTTACAAAAAGATGGGCTGCTTGTATTAACTATTGATTACCCAACTACGGATTTAAATTTGCTAGTTGACTGTTTAAAGAATACTGGATTTAAATTTGTAGACTCATTTGACCCTAAAATATACCCTAATGCCATATATTCTAAATTAATTGGAGGATTATATTGTTTTAGATTATTATTAAAAAAATAA
- a CDS encoding SdpI family protein — MKKIGKVLKKDWIILIIIILGFGFGAYFYSSLPDRVPIHWNIEGEVNGYGTKFFGAFGLPLINLGCYLMFIILPYIDPKKKNYEKFNSTYQYLKYILIIFLFGIQVITLLASTGVVINIADYIQIMISLIFILIGNVMGRFSHNYFVGIKTPWTLADEQVWKRTHRIAGPLWVIGGILNLLLTFTGIYFKKIGFIVILIIIVVIPIIYSYILYRKIHPNMN, encoded by the coding sequence ATGAAAAAAATAGGTAAAGTTTTAAAAAAAGACTGGATTATTTTAATTATTATAATTTTGGGATTTGGATTTGGAGCATATTTCTATAGTTCACTTCCCGATAGAGTTCCTATACATTGGAATATAGAGGGTGAAGTTAACGGTTATGGAACCAAGTTCTTCGGAGCTTTTGGACTTCCATTAATAAATCTAGGATGTTATTTAATGTTTATTATACTTCCATATATAGATCCCAAGAAAAAAAATTATGAAAAATTCAATTCCACTTATCAATATTTAAAATATATATTAATTATATTTTTATTTGGAATACAAGTTATTACCCTTTTAGCATCAACTGGAGTAGTCATTAATATAGCAGATTATATACAAATCATGATATCATTGATATTTATTTTAATAGGAAATGTAATGGGAAGGTTTAGTCACAACTATTTTGTGGGGATAAAAACTCCCTGGACTTTAGCGGATGAACAGGTATGGAAAAGAACTCACAGAATTGCAGGACCACTTTGGGTTATAGGAGGTATTTTAAATTTATTATTAACTTTTACAGGTATATATTTTAAGAAGATAGGTTTTATAGTTATTCTAATAATAATTGTAGTTATCCCCATTATTTATTCTTATATTCTCTACAGAAAGATACATCCAAATATGAACTAG
- a CDS encoding MarR family transcriptional regulator, whose translation MNKEEQVIMGFWNLFNKKIWLDEFKMKDSLKGFNPSELHCIEYIERNVDSNVTKLAESFYMTRSAISKITKKLIEKGLIESYQKPDNNKEIYFRLTEKGKAINKVHEELHKEFQERDKVVFEQVTEEQFDSMLSFVEKYNRHLEAEIKKLGVDIKSGCCDKL comes from the coding sequence ATGAACAAAGAAGAACAGGTCATAATGGGTTTCTGGAACTTATTTAATAAGAAAATTTGGCTTGATGAATTTAAGATGAAAGACAGTCTTAAAGGTTTTAATCCTTCTGAATTACATTGTATCGAATACATTGAAAGAAATGTGGATTCCAACGTCACAAAACTTGCAGAGTCCTTTTATATGACTAGAAGTGCCATAAGTAAAATAACTAAGAAGCTCATAGAAAAAGGCCTTATCGAAAGCTATCAGAAGCCGGATAACAATAAAGAAATCTATTTTAGGCTTACTGAGAAAGGGAAGGCAATTAATAAAGTCCATGAGGAACTGCACAAAGAGTTTCAAGAACGAGATAAAGTCGTATTTGAGCAGGTAACCGAGGAACAATTTGACAGCATGCTTAGTTTCGTAGAAAAGTATAATAGGCATTTAGAAGCAGAAATAAAGAAACTAGGGGTAGATATTAAGTCGGGATGTTGTGATAAGCTATAA
- a CDS encoding MFS transporter has product MSKGEQITMHRKTIFQKDFTLVVIGQIISIFGNQILRYALPLYLLNQTGSSVLFGTILAVSFIPMILLFPIGGIIADRVNKKNIMVILDFSTAILIFLFYLLAGKIDIVPLMAITMIILYGIQGAYQPAVQASIPFLVETEHIMKGNSIVNLINSVASMAGPVIGGILFSLIGLMPILYVSIGCFFAASVMEIFIHIPFEKKKLNGNIFATGWGDLKESFHFMFRERPVLWKISLIYASMNLLLTSLTLIGVPVLVTQRLGFALDTANRLYGYAQGVMAVGAILGGLLAGALSNRLKARTSPFLLIGCALSILIGGIALQTLKGPMEIYIILLIGCGLLVALSTLFQIQMLTYLQLLTPKDLIGKVISCFICVCMCANPLGQFIYGIVFEHIRSSTYLPFYVAALIMIGISVFTRRIFYGIDHNKKQTNK; this is encoded by the coding sequence ATCTCAAAAGGAGAACAAATAACCATGCATAGAAAAACGATATTCCAAAAAGATTTTACACTTGTTGTGATAGGCCAGATTATCTCCATATTTGGTAATCAGATATTAAGGTATGCCCTTCCGCTTTACCTGCTAAATCAAACAGGCTCATCTGTTTTATTTGGAACAATTTTGGCAGTCTCTTTTATTCCAATGATTTTACTGTTTCCGATAGGGGGAATAATTGCTGATCGCGTTAACAAAAAAAACATCATGGTAATTCTGGATTTTAGCACGGCAATACTAATTTTTCTGTTTTATTTGCTGGCAGGGAAAATAGATATTGTTCCACTTATGGCAATCACAATGATTATTTTGTATGGCATACAAGGCGCCTATCAGCCAGCGGTTCAGGCAAGTATACCCTTTCTGGTAGAAACTGAACATATCATGAAAGGAAACTCAATTGTTAATCTAATTAACTCCGTGGCCAGTATGGCTGGGCCGGTAATCGGCGGTATTTTATTTTCTCTTATTGGATTAATGCCTATTCTATATGTAAGTATCGGTTGCTTTTTCGCGGCTTCAGTAATGGAAATTTTCATTCACATTCCATTTGAAAAAAAGAAACTAAACGGAAATATATTTGCTACTGGTTGGGGCGACCTTAAAGAAAGTTTTCACTTTATGTTCAGGGAGCGGCCTGTTCTGTGGAAAATATCTTTGATATACGCCTCTATGAATTTATTATTGACTTCTTTGACTTTAATCGGAGTTCCCGTTTTAGTTACACAACGTTTGGGGTTTGCTCTAGATACCGCCAATCGGTTATATGGATATGCGCAGGGCGTAATGGCCGTAGGTGCTATATTGGGCGGTTTACTTGCCGGAGCATTATCAAATAGGCTGAAAGCAAGGACAAGCCCATTTCTCCTAATTGGGTGCGCTTTGTCCATACTCATAGGAGGAATTGCATTGCAAACGTTAAAAGGGCCTATGGAAATCTATATTATCTTACTAATTGGGTGCGGTCTGTTAGTGGCATTGTCAACATTATTCCAAATTCAGATGCTGACATATCTGCAACTTTTAACGCCTAAAGACTTAATCGGAAAAGTCATTTCATGCTTTATATGTGTTTGTATGTGTGCAAATCCCCTTGGCCAGTTCATTTATGGTATTGTTTTTGAACATATAAGAAGCAGCACATACCTTCCATTTTATGTAGCGGCACTAATAATGATAGGAATTAGTGTCTTTACCCGCCGTATTTTCTATGGAATTGACCATAATAAAAAACAAACAAATAAGTAG
- a CDS encoding class I SAM-dependent methyltransferase: MENQNRVQQNFGKNASNYRYSSVHNNARDLDRMIKLLNPQPEDKVLDVATGTGHTAIKLAQYTQQVEAIDITREMLYEAKKQSYENGITNIEFRIEDVHNMKIPDNTFHIVVCRLAAHHFSNIKMALKEMCRVLKTGGKLYILDCSVVDGDESEKMFNEIELLRDSSHVFSYSPRLWTKLLRELPLEKGQLNFHKVSYELPQWFELMKTEQKDRDKIFGILDNLSRRVKEYYPYSENYITTYRVEILKKKI; encoded by the coding sequence GTGGAAAATCAAAACAGAGTACAACAAAATTTTGGGAAAAATGCTTCTAATTATAGGTATAGTTCAGTCCATAATAATGCCCGGGATCTTGATAGAATGATAAAATTATTGAATCCACAACCTGAAGATAAGGTTTTAGATGTGGCAACTGGTACGGGTCATACAGCTATAAAACTTGCACAATATACTCAACAGGTTGAAGCAATTGACATTACACGTGAAATGTTATATGAAGCAAAAAAACAGTCATATGAAAATGGAATTACCAATATAGAATTTCGTATTGAAGATGTTCATAATATGAAAATTCCAGACAACACATTTCATATTGTTGTCTGTAGATTAGCTGCACACCACTTTTCAAATATCAAAATGGCACTTAAAGAAATGTGCAGAGTTTTAAAAACAGGAGGAAAATTATATATTTTAGATTGTTCTGTAGTTGATGGAGATGAGTCCGAAAAGATGTTTAATGAGATTGAACTATTGAGGGATAGTTCTCATGTATTTTCATATTCACCACGTTTATGGACCAAATTACTAAGAGAGCTTCCTTTAGAAAAAGGACAATTGAATTTCCATAAAGTTTCGTATGAACTACCTCAATGGTTTGAGCTTATGAAAACAGAACAAAAAGATAGGGATAAAATATTTGGAATTTTAGATAATTTATCCCGAAGGGTTAAAGAGTATTATCCTTATAGTGAAAATTATATAACTACATATAGAGTGGAAATTCTGAAAAAGAAAATTTGA
- a CDS encoding DNRLRE domain-containing protein produces the protein MPVIQVNPSDDAYISQLNPNTNFSNSSLLFTGEFVQPNDVFRSLLKFDLSNVIPPGSSVLQASLELFVFRKDMPDAVLSPQTVNVFTNASGFSENTVTWNNAPSLNPTTYSVNVTDSDVGNFISIDITDLVGSWIDGSIINNGVTLVGIESAIDTIIGYFSKEWTVPSQRPFLNIEYGTLVPTGITGPTGPTGDTGPTGPTGDTGATGATGDTGPTGATGETGPTGATGDTGATGATGDTGPTGATGDTGATGATGATGATGDTGATGATGDTGATGATGDTGPTGATGDTGATGATGDTGATGATGDTGPTGATGDTGATGATGDTGATGATGDTGPTGATGDTGATGATGDTGDTGATGDTGPTGATGDTGATGPTGATGDTGPTGATGDTGATGATGDTGATGATGDTGPTGATGDTGATGDTGATGATGDTGATGATGATGDTGATGATGDTGPTGSTGDTGATGATGDTGATGATGDTGATGATGDTGATGSTGDTGATGATGDTGPTGATGDTGATGATGDTGATGATGATGDTGPTGATGETGATGVTGDTGPTGPTGETGATGPTGPTGPTGATGDTGATGDTGPTGATGDTGPTGPTGDTGPTGATGAAGVGLSSAVQFDPIEAPNYPLDQVVEYNGSLYIVTSVPSSGTPDTSPDYNLLVSAGAAGVTGDTGPTGATGPNVSEEGFSAFISTLDISASTQLTGWTVDSPFFDNTSFDETTGNYTVPETGVYSIKATINYSTTAAISVAIGAGVNPAFVVRRTSPTTEDLISGLFPVLNIAVVVLTLRGVLGSGTVTLAGEVELNAGDVIGLFYEANGLTIGLDLGGPSTGIVWSVYRLT, from the coding sequence ATGCCAGTTATACAAGTTAATCCTAGTGATGATGCATATATATCTCAATTAAATCCTAATACAAATTTTAGCAATTCAAGCCTTTTATTTACGGGAGAATTTGTTCAGCCCAACGATGTATTTAGGAGTTTATTAAAATTTGATTTATCTAATGTTATTCCTCCAGGAAGTAGCGTATTGCAAGCTTCACTAGAGTTATTTGTTTTTAGAAAAGATATGCCTGATGCAGTGTTATCACCTCAAACTGTCAATGTATTTACAAATGCAAGTGGTTTTTCAGAGAATACAGTTACGTGGAATAATGCACCTTCATTGAATCCCACAACCTATTCTGTGAATGTAACAGATAGTGATGTTGGTAATTTTATTAGTATTGATATAACAGATTTAGTGGGTAGCTGGATCGACGGCTCTATTATAAATAATGGAGTCACATTAGTTGGAATAGAAAGTGCTATTGACACTATAATAGGATATTTCTCCAAAGAATGGACAGTTCCTAGTCAGAGACCATTTTTAAATATAGAATATGGTACATTAGTACCTACTGGTATTACGGGACCAACAGGTCCAACAGGAGACACAGGACCAACAGGTCCAACAGGAGACACCGGAGCAACTGGAGCAACCGGTGACACAGGTCCAACTGGGGCAACGGGAGAAACGGGCCCAACAGGAGCAACGGGAGATACAGGAGCAACGGGAGCAACAGGAGATACGGGTCCAACGGGAGCAACAGGAGATACAGGAGCAACAGGAGCAACAGGAGCAACAGGAGCAACAGGAGACACGGGAGCAACCGGAGCAACGGGAGATACAGGAGCAACCGGGGCAACAGGAGACACAGGCCCAACTGGAGCGACAGGAGACACGGGAGCAACTGGAGCAACGGGAGATACCGGAGCAACTGGAGCAACCGGTGACACAGGTCCAACAGGAGCAACAGGAGATACAGGAGCAACTGGAGCAACAGGAGACACAGGAGCAACTGGAGCAACCGGAGACACGGGTCCAACAGGAGCAACAGGAGACACTGGAGCAACAGGAGCAACGGGAGACACAGGAGATACCGGAGCAACCGGTGACACAGGACCAACAGGAGCAACAGGAGACACTGGAGCAACAGGACCAACAGGAGCAACAGGAGACACGGGTCCAACTGGAGCAACCGGAGATACGGGAGCAACAGGAGCAACGGGAGACACCGGAGCAACAGGAGCAACAGGAGACACGGGTCCAACAGGAGCAACAGGAGATACAGGAGCAACAGGAGACACTGGGGCAACTGGGGCAACAGGAGACACCGGAGCAACCGGGGCAACAGGAGCAACGGGAGACACAGGAGCAACTGGGGCAACAGGAGACACAGGCCCAACCGGATCAACAGGAGACACTGGGGCAACAGGAGCAACGGGAGATACCGGAGCAACAGGAGCAACAGGAGACACAGGAGCGACCGGAGCAACCGGAGATACGGGAGCAACTGGATCAACAGGAGACACAGGAGCAACCGGGGCAACCGGAGATACGGGACCAACCGGAGCAACAGGAGACACAGGAGCAACCGGAGCGACAGGAGACACAGGAGCAACCGGAGCAACGGGAGCAACAGGAGATACAGGTCCAACTGGGGCAACAGGCGAAACAGGAGCAACTGGAGTGACAGGAGATACGGGACCAACCGGACCAACCGGCGAAACAGGTGCAACTGGCCCAACGGGACCAACAGGTCCAACTGGAGCAACAGGAGATACAGGAGCAACAGGAGACACAGGACCAACTGGAGCAACAGGAGACACAGGCCCAACGGGACCAACAGGAGACACAGGCCCAACAGGTGCAACCGGAGCGGCAGGAGTAGGATTATCTTCAGCAGTACAATTTGATCCGATAGAAGCACCGAACTATCCACTTGACCAGGTTGTAGAGTATAATGGAAGTCTTTATATAGTAACTTCAGTTCCATCATCTGGAACACCAGATACTTCACCGGATTATAATCTTTTAGTATCTGCAGGAGCAGCGGGAGTAACTGGAGATACAGGTCCAACAGGAGCAACAGGTCCAAATGTATCGGAAGAAGGTTTTTCGGCATTTATTTCTACACTTGATATTTCTGCAAGTACGCAGTTAACAGGATGGACTGTCGATTCTCCATTCTTTGATAATACCAGCTTTGACGAAACTACAGGAAATTACACTGTTCCTGAAACTGGAGTATATTCTATTAAAGCTACAATTAATTATTCTACCACTGCAGCTATATCAGTTGCTATTGGGGCCGGTGTAAATCCTGCCTTTGTAGTTAGAAGAACTTCTCCAACGACTGAGGATTTAATTAGTGGGCTGTTTCCTGTATTAAATATAGCTGTAGTTGTATTAACATTAAGAGGAGTGTTGGGAAGCGGTACGGTTACTTTGGCAGGTGAAGTTGAATTGAATGCAGGAGATGTTATAGGACTTTTCTATGAAGCAAATGGCTTAACAATAGGTCTTGACCTTGGGGGTCCTTCAACAGGTATTGTATGGTCTGTATATCGACTGACCTAA